A single window of Salmo salar chromosome ssa21, Ssal_v3.1, whole genome shotgun sequence DNA harbors:
- the LOC106582017 gene encoding uncharacterized protein isoform X2 has protein sequence MERKKHTTENQNLTQKIQSRELRIVKNLANVKSNVWNHFGVIVNADKQLVDGFAACKKCKRVLAYDSQRTGTSSLKKHIGRCTTSKLKREAAIKAEKTMSKSTYEEEEDEEEDEHLTKTGMSKQDPNTSEVAMTEDGAAEQFEFQYGLEGPTFKNDNGECSKSHLSIIKVEQLDPLLPDQNNSSCGSGSPGDPGPPGSSGFGSSMSPAAQFFRKCHQAGCTQFIFSEFASRLNTITERISSQQASEEDFNLTLKVLEASGMLPEIFAKRDQEMEKRLKDLQRETESVRTARSAMRDACVMSVTPS, from the exons atggaaCGCAAAAAGCATACCACGGAAAATCAGAATTTGACCCAAAAAATTCAAAGTAGGGAGCTCAGAATCGTGAAAAACCTGGcaaatgtcaaatcaaatgtatggAATCATTTTGGAGTAATCGTTAACGCTGACAAACAACTTGTGGATGGATTCGCAGCATGCAAAAAGTGCAAGCGGGTGTTAGCCTATGACAGTCAAAGAACGGGCACTTCCAGCTTGAAAAAACACATTGGGAGATGCACG ACATCAAAGTTAAAAAGAGAAGCCGCAATAAAGGCAGAGAAGACCATGTCTAAGAGCACATACGaagaagaggaagatgaggaggaggatgagcaTCTCACCAAGACTGGGATGTCAAA GCAAGATCCCAATACTTCAGAGGTAGCCATGACAGAAG ACGGGGCTGCAGAGCAGTTTGAGTTTCAGTATGGACTGGAGGGACCAACATTTAAGAATGACAATGGGGAG TGCTCCAAGAGCCATCTGTCCATCATCAAAGTGGAACAACTGGACCCCCTTCTCCCTGACCAAAaca ACTCCAGCTGTGGTTCTGGGTCACCTGGGGATCCTGGGCCTCCTGGCTCGTCTGGTTTTGGGTCCAGTATGAGTCCAGCTGCACAGTTCTTCAGGAAGTGCCACCAGGCAGGCTGCACACAGTTCATCTTCTCTGAGTTCGCCTCCCGCCTCaacactatcactgagaggattTCATCCCAGCAGGCCAGCGAAGAAG ATTTCAACCTCACCCTGAAAGTGCTGGAGGCCTCTGGGATGCTGCCAGAGATCTTTGCAAAGAGAGACCAAG AAATGGAGAAGAGACTGAAGGATTTGCAGAGAGAGACTGAATCCGTGAGGACTGCCAGGTCTGCCATGAGAGATGCCTGTGTCATGAGCGTCACCCCATCATGA
- the LOC106582017 gene encoding uncharacterized protein isoform X3: MESRIRDRKKSHTWKYFTEISSESVTCKLCAAVLKRTSGSTTSMLNHLERIHHLSLRHIKTQRELMAAVRGKTPTSKLKREAAIKAEKTMSKSTYEEEEDEEEDEHLTKTGMSKQDPNTSEVAMTEDGAAEQFEFQYGLEGPTFKNDNGECSKSHLSIIKVEQLDPLLPDQNNSSCGSGSPGDPGPPGSSGFGSSMSPAAQFFRKCHQAGCTQFIFSEFASRLNTITERISSQQASEEDFNLTLKVLEASGMLPEIFAKRDQEMEKRLKDLQRETESVRTARSAMRDACVMSVTPS, translated from the exons ATGGAAAGTAGAATCAGAGACCGTAAAAAAAGTCACACCTGGAAATATTTCACAGAAATTTCGTCCGAAAGTGTGACATGTAAGCTGTGTGCGGCTGTTCTGAAGCGGACGAGTGGGAGCACAACATCCATGTTAAACCATTTAGAAAGGATCCATCATCTGTCGTTAAGACATATCAAAACACAGCGAGAGCTGATGGCTGCCGTTAGAGGTAAGACTCCT ACATCAAAGTTAAAAAGAGAAGCCGCAATAAAGGCAGAGAAGACCATGTCTAAGAGCACATACGaagaagaggaagatgaggaggaggatgagcaTCTCACCAAGACTGGGATGTCAAA GCAAGATCCCAATACTTCAGAGGTAGCCATGACAGAAG ACGGGGCTGCAGAGCAGTTTGAGTTTCAGTATGGACTGGAGGGACCAACATTTAAGAATGACAATGGGGAG TGCTCCAAGAGCCATCTGTCCATCATCAAAGTGGAACAACTGGACCCCCTTCTCCCTGACCAAAaca ACTCCAGCTGTGGTTCTGGGTCACCTGGGGATCCTGGGCCTCCTGGCTCGTCTGGTTTTGGGTCCAGTATGAGTCCAGCTGCACAGTTCTTCAGGAAGTGCCACCAGGCAGGCTGCACACAGTTCATCTTCTCTGAGTTCGCCTCCCGCCTCaacactatcactgagaggattTCATCCCAGCAGGCCAGCGAAGAAG ATTTCAACCTCACCCTGAAAGTGCTGGAGGCCTCTGGGATGCTGCCAGAGATCTTTGCAAAGAGAGACCAAG AAATGGAGAAGAGACTGAAGGATTTGCAGAGAGAGACTGAATCCGTGAGGACTGCCAGGTCTGCCATGAGAGATGCCTGTGTCATGAGCGTCACCCCATCATGA
- the LOC106582017 gene encoding uncharacterized protein isoform X4, with the protein MLLAMAPPRRKYDIKFKLAVIKFTEQNSGEATARHFGIDPKRVREWRSQKVELQRLSEVDQKRARLQGGGRKKTSKLKREAAIKAEKTMSKSTYEEEEDEEEDEHLTKTGMSKQDPNTSEVAMTEDGAAEQFEFQYGLEGPTFKNDNGECSKSHLSIIKVEQLDPLLPDQNNSSCGSGSPGDPGPPGSSGFGSSMSPAAQFFRKCHQAGCTQFIFSEFASRLNTITERISSQQASEEDFNLTLKVLEASGMLPEIFAKRDQEMEKRLKDLQRETESVRTARSAMRDACVMSVTPS; encoded by the exons ATGTTGCTTGCCATGGCGCCACCAAGAAGAAAATACGACATCAAATTCAAGCTAGCAGTGATTAAATTCACAGAGCAAAATTCAGGCGAGGCAACAGCAAGGCATTTTGGAATTGATCCAAAACGAGTGAGAGAATGGCGAAGTCAAAAAGTCGAACTTCAACGTTTGTCTGAGGTGGATCAGAAGAGGGCGAGGCTGCAAGGTGGGGGGAGGAAAAAG ACATCAAAGTTAAAAAGAGAAGCCGCAATAAAGGCAGAGAAGACCATGTCTAAGAGCACATACGaagaagaggaagatgaggaggaggatgagcaTCTCACCAAGACTGGGATGTCAAA GCAAGATCCCAATACTTCAGAGGTAGCCATGACAGAAG ACGGGGCTGCAGAGCAGTTTGAGTTTCAGTATGGACTGGAGGGACCAACATTTAAGAATGACAATGGGGAG TGCTCCAAGAGCCATCTGTCCATCATCAAAGTGGAACAACTGGACCCCCTTCTCCCTGACCAAAaca ACTCCAGCTGTGGTTCTGGGTCACCTGGGGATCCTGGGCCTCCTGGCTCGTCTGGTTTTGGGTCCAGTATGAGTCCAGCTGCACAGTTCTTCAGGAAGTGCCACCAGGCAGGCTGCACACAGTTCATCTTCTCTGAGTTCGCCTCCCGCCTCaacactatcactgagaggattTCATCCCAGCAGGCCAGCGAAGAAG ATTTCAACCTCACCCTGAAAGTGCTGGAGGCCTCTGGGATGCTGCCAGAGATCTTTGCAAAGAGAGACCAAG AAATGGAGAAGAGACTGAAGGATTTGCAGAGAGAGACTGAATCCGTGAGGACTGCCAGGTCTGCCATGAGAGATGCCTGTGTCATGAGCGTCACCCCATCATGA
- the LOC106582017 gene encoding uncharacterized protein isoform X5 encodes MSKSTYEEEEDEEEDEHLTKTGMSKQDPNTSEVAMTEDGAAEQFEFQYGLEGPTFKNDNGECSKSHLSIIKVEQLDPLLPDQNNSSCGSGSPGDPGPPGSSGFGSSMSPAAQFFRKCHQAGCTQFIFSEFASRLNTITERISSQQASEEDFNLTLKVLEASGMLPEIFAKRDQEMEKRLKDLQRETESVRTARSAMRDACVMSVTPS; translated from the exons ATGTCTAAGAGCACATACGaagaagaggaagatgaggaggaggatgagcaTCTCACCAAGACTGGGATGTCAAA GCAAGATCCCAATACTTCAGAGGTAGCCATGACAGAAG ACGGGGCTGCAGAGCAGTTTGAGTTTCAGTATGGACTGGAGGGACCAACATTTAAGAATGACAATGGGGAG TGCTCCAAGAGCCATCTGTCCATCATCAAAGTGGAACAACTGGACCCCCTTCTCCCTGACCAAAaca ACTCCAGCTGTGGTTCTGGGTCACCTGGGGATCCTGGGCCTCCTGGCTCGTCTGGTTTTGGGTCCAGTATGAGTCCAGCTGCACAGTTCTTCAGGAAGTGCCACCAGGCAGGCTGCACACAGTTCATCTTCTCTGAGTTCGCCTCCCGCCTCaacactatcactgagaggattTCATCCCAGCAGGCCAGCGAAGAAG ATTTCAACCTCACCCTGAAAGTGCTGGAGGCCTCTGGGATGCTGCCAGAGATCTTTGCAAAGAGAGACCAAG AAATGGAGAAGAGACTGAAGGATTTGCAGAGAGAGACTGAATCCGTGAGGACTGCCAGGTCTGCCATGAGAGATGCCTGTGTCATGAGCGTCACCCCATCATGA
- the LOC106582017 gene encoding uncharacterized protein isoform X1, with amino-acid sequence MSSKKRKWSDEYVQYGFTCITERDESQRPSCMICNAKLSNSSLAPAKLREHFLKLHGDGQYKNTTLAEFKVKRARFDEKATLPVLGFVPINKPILTASMKSLKFSRARFNSNSSEQQRSQRFGVNKWQDPNTSEVAMTEDGAAEQFEFQYGLEGPTFKNDNGECSKSHLSIIKVEQLDPLLPDQNNSSCGSGSPGDPGPPGSSGFGSSMSPAAQFFRKCHQAGCTQFIFSEFASRLNTITERISSQQASEEDFNLTLKVLEASGMLPEIFAKRDQEMEKRLKDLQRETESVRTARSAMRDACVMSVTPS; translated from the exons ATGTCGAGCAAAAAAAGAAAGTGGTCGGACGAATATGTACAATATGGATTCACATGTATAACGGAACGTGATGAGAGTCAGCGTCCTAGCTGCATGATTTGCAATGCCAAGTTGAGCAATTCTAGTCTAGCACCGGCAAAACTAAGAGAACACTTCCTTAAGCTGCATGGAGATGGACAATACAAGAACACAACGCTCGCTGAATTCAAGGTGAAGAGAGCCAGATTCGATGAAAAGGCTACTCTGCCTGTTCTCGGCTTTGTACCCATCAACAAACCGATCCTCACAGCATCGATGAAATCATTGAAATTCAGCAGAGCCAGGTTCAACAGCAACTCTTCAGAACAACAACGCTCTCAACGTTTTGGTGTCAACAAATG GCAAGATCCCAATACTTCAGAGGTAGCCATGACAGAAG ACGGGGCTGCAGAGCAGTTTGAGTTTCAGTATGGACTGGAGGGACCAACATTTAAGAATGACAATGGGGAG TGCTCCAAGAGCCATCTGTCCATCATCAAAGTGGAACAACTGGACCCCCTTCTCCCTGACCAAAaca ACTCCAGCTGTGGTTCTGGGTCACCTGGGGATCCTGGGCCTCCTGGCTCGTCTGGTTTTGGGTCCAGTATGAGTCCAGCTGCACAGTTCTTCAGGAAGTGCCACCAGGCAGGCTGCACACAGTTCATCTTCTCTGAGTTCGCCTCCCGCCTCaacactatcactgagaggattTCATCCCAGCAGGCCAGCGAAGAAG ATTTCAACCTCACCCTGAAAGTGCTGGAGGCCTCTGGGATGCTGCCAGAGATCTTTGCAAAGAGAGACCAAG AAATGGAGAAGAGACTGAAGGATTTGCAGAGAGAGACTGAATCCGTGAGGACTGCCAGGTCTGCCATGAGAGATGCCTGTGTCATGAGCGTCACCCCATCATGA
- the LOC106582017 gene encoding uncharacterized protein isoform X6: MARSQYFRDGAAEQFEFQYGLEGPTFKNDNGECSKSHLSIIKVEQLDPLLPDQNNSSCGSGSPGDPGPPGSSGFGSSMSPAAQFFRKCHQAGCTQFIFSEFASRLNTITERISSQQASEEDFNLTLKVLEASGMLPEIFAKRDQEMEKRLKDLQRETESVRTARSAMRDACVMSVTPS, from the exons ATG GCAAGATCCCAATACTTCAGAG ACGGGGCTGCAGAGCAGTTTGAGTTTCAGTATGGACTGGAGGGACCAACATTTAAGAATGACAATGGGGAG TGCTCCAAGAGCCATCTGTCCATCATCAAAGTGGAACAACTGGACCCCCTTCTCCCTGACCAAAaca ACTCCAGCTGTGGTTCTGGGTCACCTGGGGATCCTGGGCCTCCTGGCTCGTCTGGTTTTGGGTCCAGTATGAGTCCAGCTGCACAGTTCTTCAGGAAGTGCCACCAGGCAGGCTGCACACAGTTCATCTTCTCTGAGTTCGCCTCCCGCCTCaacactatcactgagaggattTCATCCCAGCAGGCCAGCGAAGAAG ATTTCAACCTCACCCTGAAAGTGCTGGAGGCCTCTGGGATGCTGCCAGAGATCTTTGCAAAGAGAGACCAAG AAATGGAGAAGAGACTGAAGGATTTGCAGAGAGAGACTGAATCCGTGAGGACTGCCAGGTCTGCCATGAGAGATGCCTGTGTCATGAGCGTCACCCCATCATGA